In Quercus robur chromosome 10, dhQueRobu3.1, whole genome shotgun sequence, a genomic segment contains:
- the LOC126703727 gene encoding uncharacterized protein LOC126703727 has translation MVRKKDRFWSYVEDLDGRFKCNFCQHNFAGGASRIKYHLAGVKGNDVDICTSVPEDVQKEAYLAVGGTNKKLKSASSSSNAKESKTTLCSISKDMCHATNSEMCGKKDKNAVDKLLAQLVTVNNISFDVVQTTSFIRFVQGVAEYGPDYKLPSYLTFQRKLIPDLKVEVEEYIRNVKKSWLVSGCTLMSNIWSDVEHRAYINIIAYSPSGVIFLKSLEVSRDKITTLYIKDIISSIIEEIGSDNVVQLITDNTTNFESAGDLLISKYPWLYKTQCAAYSISLLLKEICKEVDWVQKTIIDAKSIVSYMYKDGIISSLMREYTNHKELKHPCKRRFSSNFLMLRSILNVQDELQLLVVSSKWKNLNHNEKDIAKVASIIQSAEFWSQVKEVLLVLEPLVRVLRLVDNDLSTAGYLYEAMEMAKETIKQQYDSNQDKYMQIWKLFSCRYTENIMHPIHAAATFLNPAYLCSEKFIESHEMKDGVSFILENLVAIEEREDFMKEVQLYRNKVPSLFTIMAKTMLKTSHPRIWWDFCGDRLPILQKYAIRILSQPCSSTLSKGYWNASELAQTKKTNMLTSEMLDNMVNVRLNSVMMEKFNTGESRNLEPIDLYKPYELPEYVDHEQFFVDDALSRVVEKGIDD, from the exons ATGGTTAGAAAGAAAGATCGATTTTGGAGCTATGTTGAAGACCTAGATGGCCGTTTCAAATGTAACTTTTGTCAGCATAATTTTGCTGGGGGTGCTTCTAGGATTAAATATCACTTGGCTGGAGTTAAAGGTAATGATGTAGATATTTGTACAAGTGTGCCTGAAGATGTTCAAAAAGAAGCTTATCTAGCAGTTGGAGGGACTAACAAAAAACTGAAGAGTGCATCAAGTTCTAGCAATGCTAAAGAGAGTAAAACCACATTGTGTTCAATATCGAAAGATATGTGCCACGCTACCAATTCAGAGATGTGTGGTAAAAAAGATAAGAATGCAGTGGACAAATTGCTTGCACAACTTGTTACAGTAAATAACATATCATTTGATGTTGTTCAAACGACATCCTTTATTCGCTTTGTGCAAGGTGTTGCTGAATATGGTCCTGACTATAAGTTACCCTCTTACTTGACTTTCCAAAGGAAGCTAATTCCAGACTTGAAGGTAGAAGTGGAAGAGTATATTAGAAACGTTAAGAAATCATGGTTGGTATCTGGTTGTACACTTATGTCAAACATATGGAGTGACGTAGAGCATAGAGCATATATCAATATTATTGCATATTCTCCTAGTGGAGTAATATTTTTGAAGTCACTTGAAGTTTCAAGAGATAAAATAACAACACTATATATTAAAGATATCATCTCTTCAATAATTGAAGAAATTGGGTCAGATAATGTTGTTCAGTTGATCACTGATAATACTACTAATTTTGAGTCTGCTGGAGATTTGCTTATTAGCAAGTACCCTTGGTTGTACAAAACTCAATGTGCTGCTTACAGCATTAGTTTGCTTTTGAAGGAAATATGCAAGGAAGTTGATTGGGTTCAAAAGACAATTATTGATGCAAAATCAATTGTTTCATACATGTATAAGGATGGTATCATTTCGTCCCTTATGAGAGAGTACACAAACCATAAGGAATTGAAACATCCTTGTAAAAGGAGGTTTTCTTCTAATTTCTTGATGCTTCGATCTATTTTGAATGTTCAAGATGAATTGCAGTTACTTGTTGTATCTTCTAAGTGGAAAAATTTGAATCATAATGAGAAGGACATTGCTAAAGTTGCTAGTATCATTCAAAGTGCAGAATTTTGGAGTCAAGTGAAAGAGGTGTTACTAGTGTTGGAGCCTTTGGTTCGAGTTCTCCGATTAGTTGATAATGATTTGTCAACTGCAGGATACTTATATGAAGCAATGGAAATGGCAAAAGAAACAATTAAGCAACAGTATGATAGCAATCAAGACAAATATATGCAGATATGGAAGTTATTTAGTTGTAGGTATACTGAAAATATAATGCACCCAATTCATGCTGCTGCGACATTTCTGAATCCTGCTTACTTGTGCAGTGAGAAATTTATAGAGAGTCACGAGATGAAAGATGGTGTAAGTTTCATTTTGGAGAATTTGGTGGCTATTGAAGAAAGGGAAGATTTCATGAAAGAGGTGCAACTTTATCGCAATAAAGTACCGAGCTTGTTTACAATTATGGCAAAGACAATGTTGAAAACATCTCATCCTA GAATATGGTGGGATTTCTGCGGAGATCGTCTTCCTATCTTACAAAAGTATGCCATTCGAATTTTGAGTCAACCATGTAGTTCTACCTTGTCCAAGGGTTATTGGAATGCATCTGAGCTAGCACAAACAAAGAAGACAAACATGTTGACATCTGAGATGTTGGATAATATGGTGAATGTAAGATTGAACTCAGTGATGATGGAGAAATTCAACACAGGTGAATCTCGAAACTTGGAGCCAATTGATCTTTACAAACCATATGAGCTTCCTGAATATGTTGATCATGAACAATTTTTTGTGGATGATGCATTGAGCAGAGTAGTAGAAAAGGGTATTGATGACTGA